In Roseicyclus marinus, the genomic window CCTGGCCTCGGCCACCACGCCCTGCCAATCCCCGGTCAGAACGCCCGGGCGCAGGAAATCCTGCACCTCCAGGTCGCGCTGCCCGTCGATCAGCCAGTCGCGATAGCGGGGGAGATCCGCGACCATCAGGGCCGCACCGATCTTGAGGGGGAGCATCAGAACACCTGCCTTCCACAGCGCCAGACGGCCTGGACCACGGGTTGATCGCCGACACTTCGTACCGCGACCAGATCGGCGCGCAAGCCCGCCTCGATCCGCCCCCGGTCGGGCAGCCCGGTCATGCGCGCAGGCGCATCGGTGACAAGGGCGATCGCACCCGGCAGATCATGGGAAAAGGCCGGGTCCGCCGCCAGCCGGAAGGCCGCGTCGAGTGGCGAGCGCGGGATGTAGTCTGAGGCCAGCGCATCGACGAGGCCCAGCGACAACAGTTCCGCCACCGAGACATTGCCCGATTGCGACCCGCCGCGCAGGTAGTTCGGCGCGCCCGCCACGATCGCCATCCCCAGCTCGCGGGCGCGGGCTGCCGCCGCGACCGTGGTCGGGAATTCCGAGATCGCAAGCCCTTCCCGCGCGGCCTGGTCTGCCTGTTCCACACTGCGGTCGTCATGGCTCATCGCGGGCAGGGCGCGGGCGCGGGCGGCGGCCACGACATGGGCGCGCACCTCGGCCCCGCGCCGACGCGAGCGGTCGAGCAGCTCGTCCAGCATGCCCCGACCCGTCTCCTCGTCCACCTCCATCTCGTGGATCATGTGGGAAAACCAGCGCCCTATATCCGGGCTTTGCCGGTCGCCCGGTGTATGGTCCATCACCGACACGAGCCGCGTCAGCGGATGATCCGCCGTGGCATCGATCAGCGCCATCGTGTCGGGATCCGAAATCTCGCAGCGCAGGTGCAAGAGATGCTCGGCGCGGAACGCGCCCGACGCCTGCCCCTCGGCCAGTGCGGCCACAAGCGGCTCGAGGATCTCGCGCCGCTCGGGCCGTTTCATCGAGGCGCCCACCGACAGGCTGTCGAAGACCGTCGTGGTCCCGCCCGAGATCACCACCGCATCATGCGCCATCAGTGCGGGCAGGAAGGGCCAGAGCACGCCCTGCCGGGGATGGGTGTGACGCTCCACGTGGTCGGTATGCAGATCGACGATCCCGGGGATCAGGAAGGCCCCGCCCAGATCGACCCCATCGCCCGCCCGCGTCATGCCCGCGATGCGCCCGTCCTCGATCGCAAGCCCGCCCTCGACGATGCCGCGCGGCATGACGATGCGCGCATTGCGCAGCGTGAGGGGCAGGCTGGGGGGCTGGGCGTCGAACATCGGAAAGGCTCCTTTTGAACGACCGCTGACCGGGCCGTTGAACGCACCGTATGAATCGCCGCCATGTAACGCCCATGTCGCGGTCGGGTGAAGCTTTCGTGACGCGCCTGCCCCGTCGCGGTGGATGCTTTCCCGACCCGCCAGGGCGAATCGTGATCCGGGTAGGTGCCTTGGGGGGATTCGCCTGCCAAAGCGCCGGTTTACTTCGACATTTGGCCGATTTGTCGAGGCGCGCCCCCTGGGGCGGGACCAGGGCGCGTGGGGTGTCGCTCGATGATTCCCCCATGGGATCAGGCGTTTCGCGGATCGTCACAAATCATTCGTGGAACCATTACACAACGATCATGCAACGCCCCTAGGCCTCGGCGCGTCACCGCCGGGCGCTGCTGCTCCCCGTGGTGGCCCATGTTTCAACACCGGGATGCACATTCATGTTCAAGCTCACCGTATCGGCCGCAGCCCTTGCCGCGACCGCCGTTCTTTCCACCGCCGCGCTGGCGCAGGATTGGCGCACCGAAATGCCCGTCCTGCGGATCGGGCTGCTGGGCGGCGAGAATGACGCCGATCGCCTGCGCGACAATGCCTGCCTGAAAGAAGACCTCGAAGAGCTGCTCGGCGTGCAGGTCGACCTCTTCCCGGCCCCCGATTACGCGGGCGTGATGCAGGGCCTTCTGGCCGACCAGCTCGATTACGCCCAGCTTGGCGCGTCGTCCTATGCGGGCATCTACCTGCAGGACCCCGAAGCGGTCGAGCCGATCTTCGTCGCCGCCGAGGCCGATGGATCGACCGGCTATTTCGCCGTGATGTATGCCCGCGCCGACAGCGGCATCACCTCGCTCGAGGAGATGCAGGGCCGTAGCCTCGCCTTTGCCGATCCCAATTCCACCTCCGGCTATCTCGTGCCGCTGGCCGAACTGACGCGCGGCGGCATCGATATCGAGAGCTATTTCTCGGAAACCGGCTTTGGCGGCGGACACGAGCAGGCGGTCGTGGCCGTGCTCAACGGCCAGTATGACGCGGGCGTCACCTGGGTGTCCGGCGTGGGCGATCCTGCCGAGGGCTATACCCGTGGCAACCTGCGCTCCATGATCGACAATGGCCTTCTGAACATGGCCGATCTGCGCATCATCTGGCAGTCGAGCCAGATCCCCAACGGCCCGATCGTCGTGCGCACCGACATGCCCGCAGAGCCGCGCGCGCTGATCACCGACTACCTCGCCAACCAGCTCCAGAACGAGCCCGAATGCTACTACTCCACCTCGGGTGGGGACGGCATGGGCTATGTCGCCGTCGACCACAGCTTCTTCGAGCCGGTCGTCGAAATGCGCCGCATGCAGACCAGCAGCCGCTGATCTGCACGGGGCCTCACGGCGCGGCAGTCCCCGCCGCGTCGTGTCCGGGGTTGGTCGCGCCCGTCGCGGCTTGGTCCGGCTTCACGAGCGTCCGGCACCGTGCCGGGCAATCCGAACACCACCAAACCAACCAACCGACCGACGATTTCCGTCCAGAAAGGGTCACAAGATGAAATTCACCGTCCTTGCACTCCTGACCGGCGCCACCGCGCTCACCTCCACCGCAGCCCTCGCGCAGGATTGGCGCGACGAGGTTCCCGTCTTCCGCATCGGCCTTCTGGGCGGCGAGAACGAGGCCGACCGCCTGCGCGACCACGCCTGCCAGGAAGCCTATCTGGAAGAGCGTCTGGGCGTCGATGTCGAGCTCTACCCCGCCTCCGACTATGCCGGCGTGATGCAGGGTCTCTTGGCCGGTCAGCTGGAATTCGCGGGGCTCGGCTCGGCGGGTTACGCCGGCATCTACCTGCAGGACCCCGAGGCGGTGCGCCCGCTCTACACCACCATGCAGGTGGACGGCTCGCTCGGCTATTACTCGGTCATGTATACCCGCGCCGACAGCGGGATCGAGACGCTGGAACAGATGGAAGGCCGCAGCCTCGCCTGGGCCGACCCGAATTCCACCTCCGGCTATCTCGTGCCGAACGCCGAATTGCGCGCAATGGGGATCGAGCCGGAAGCCTATTTCTCCGAAACCGGCTTTGGCGGCGGTCATGAACAGGCGGTCATCGCGGTTCTGAACGGCCAGTACGATGGTGGCGTCACCTGGACCTCGGGTGTGGGCGACATCAACCAGGGCTACAGCCGCGGCAACCTGCGCTCCATGGTCGACCGTGACCTGCTCGACATGTCCGAGATCAACATCATCTGGCAGTCGAACCTGATCACCAACGGCCCCCGCGTGATCCGCGCCGACCTGCCGCAGGAACTGCAGGATCTGGTGATGGGCGCGATGATGCAGCTCCAGACCATCGACCGCGCCTGCTTTGACGCGATCAACGATGGCGAGGCGATGGGCTATTGGCCGATCACCTCCGAATTCTACGAGCCGATCATCAACATGCGCCGCCAGGCCACCGGCACGCGCTGAACCAAACAAACAGGAACGGGGCTGGCCTTGGGCCGGCCCCGTTTCGTCCTGTCCGCCCGGCCGCATCCTTTCGGCCATGACCAAAAGGTTGACCCCATGCTGAAGATCGAGAAACTGACCCGCCGGTTCGGCCAGAACCTTGCCGTCAACAACGCCAACCTGGAAATCCCCGATGGCCAGATGGTGGGCATCATCGGGCGTTCCGGGGCGGGCAAATCCACGCTCCTGCGGCTTCTGAACCGCCTGATCGACCCCTCCGAGGGGCAGATCCTGTTCGGCGACACCGATATCGCCGCCCTCAAGGGGCGCGAGCTGCGCGCCTGGCGGTCCGATTGCGCGATGATCTTCCAGCAATTCAACCTTGTCGGCCGTCTTGACGTGGTGACCAATGTCCTGACCGGGCGGCTCTACGATGTGCCCGCCTGGCGTTCGATGGCGCAGGTCTTCACGCCGCGCGAACGCGCCTTCGCGATCCAGGCGCTCGACCGTCTGGGCATGGCCCATACCGCGCTTCAGCGCGCCGAAACGCTGTCGGGTGGCCAGCAGCAGCGCGTCGCCATCGCCCGCGCGCTGGCACAGGAACCCAAGATCCTTCTGGCCGACGAACCCATCGCCTCGCTCGATCCGATGAACGCCAAGATCGTGATGGACGCTCTGCGCGACATCAACCGGCAGGACGGGATCACCGTGATCTGTAACCTCCACACGCTCGACACCGCGCGCAATTACTGCGACCGGATCATCGGCATGCAGGATGGCCGCATCGTATTCGACGGCACGCCCGATCTTCTGACCACCCAGATGGCGCGCGAGATCTACGGCGCCGAGGCGGATGAAGCCTTCAACGAGGCCGCGACCTCGACCGCCATCCCGACCGCGCCCGCGCCTGTCCGCGTTCCGGCCTGAGGGGGACAGCACGCATGACCTATGCCAATCCCGCGGACGGCGTGCCGGGCGATGCCCCGCGCGACGCCGTCTCCACCTATGAACGCCACCGGGCCGAGCTGCGCGCCTCCAAGCGGCTCTGGAACATCGTGGCGCTTCTGGCCTTTCTCGTCTGTCTCGGCCTCTCGGTCTGGATCAGCCAGTTCTACCCCGAACGGCTGGCCAATGGCCTGCCGCGCATCTTCGAATATTTCGGCACGATCCTGCCCGACCTGCAATGGAACCTGCTCTTCGAGGGGCGCACGCCCGATGGCCGCGCCGTGCCCGGCTCGCTCACCTTCTGGTATACCGATTTCTGGACCTATCTGGCGCTGATCTGGGAAACCATCCTGATGGCGATCACGGCGACGCTGCTTGGCGCGGCCGTGGCCTTCGTCCTGTCCTTCCCGGCGGCCGTGAACCTTGCGCCCAACAGCTGGGTCTACTGGGTCTCGCGCCGGTTCCTCGAAATCTGTCGCGGCATCCCCGAGATCCTTCTGGCGCTCGTCTTCGTCTTCATGATCGGGATCGGCCCGCTTGCGGGCGTCTTGGCCATCGCGATCCACACCGCCGGTGCCCTGGGCAAGCTCTTTGCCGAGGTGAATGAGAACGCCTCCTCCCGACCCGTCGAGGGCATCACCGCCGTCGGCGGCACATGGGCCGAAAAGATGGCTTACGGTGTCGTTCCGCAGGTCGCGCCGAATTTCTTCAGCTACGCCATGCTGCGCTTCGAGATCAACGTGCGCGCCTCCTCCATCATCGGCTTCGTCGGTGCGGGCGGGATCGGGCAGGAACTCAACCGCGTCATCTCCTTCTATTCCGATGACCGGGTGATGGCCGTCCTCATCCTCGTCGTGCTGACCGTGACCATCATCGACCTGATCTCCGAGCGGATCCGCCTCGGCTATATCGGGCGGGAGAATTTCGCATGAGCATCGCCTCCCTTTCCGCCGTCACCGAGGCTCAGGTCGCGGGCCTGCGCCAGGCCCATCCCGGTGCCTTCGACACGCCGCTGCGGAGGCTGCGCCGCTGGGCGCCCCTGATCCTTGCGGTGATCTATGTCATCGGCTCGATGTGGTATTTCGAATTCGGTCGGCTTCTCGATGCCTCCGACCGCGTCCTGCGCCTCTTGCGCAATTTCGTGGTCTGGCAGGACATGGAAACCTGGTCCTATCGCCAGATCTACGTGGGCATCGCCCAGACCCTCGCCATGGCCTTTCTCGGCACGCTTCTGGGCACGATCGGGGCGCTGGGCGCGGGCTTCCTGGCCGCGCGCAACGTCATGCCCTTCGGGATCGTGCGCCAGATCGTGCGCCGCATCCTCGACATCCTGCGCGGCATCGACAGCCTGGTCTGGGGCCTCGTCTTCGTGCGCGCCGTGGGGCTCGGGCCGCTGGCGGGCGTTCTCGCCATCTTCGTTTCCGATCTCGGCACGCTGTCGAAACTCTATTCCGAGGCGATCGAGAACATCGACCGCAAGCAGGTCGAAGGCGTCAAGGCCACCGGTGCCAGCCAGCTCGGCGTGATCCGCTACGGCTATATCCCGCAGGTCCTGCCGGTCTTCATCTCGCAATCGCTCTATTTCCTCGAAAGCAACACGCGCTCGGCCACCATCCTCGGCATCGTGGGCGCAGGCGGCATCGGGATGATCATCATCGAACGCTTCCGCGCGCAGCTCTACGACCAGGTGGCTTTCGTGGTGCTGAACGTGCTGATCCTCATCTTCGCCATTGACTGGCTGTCCAAGCGCGTGCGCCTCTGGGCCATCGGAGAAAAGCACGATCCATGACCAAACAGCTGACCGAGGCCCCGACCATCCACCCGGAAGCCGAGATCGGGGCCGATGTGACCCTCGGCCGCTGGACCGAGGTGGGCCGCCTGACCAAGCTCGCCCAGTGCGAATTGGGCGATTATTCCTACATCTGCGATTTCGGCCACGTGATCTGGTCGACCGTGGGCAAATGGACCAACATCGCCAACATGGTGCGCCTCAACCCCGGCAACCATCCCACCTGGCGCGCCAGCCAGCACCACGCGATCTACCGCGCCGCCCAATACGGGTTCGGCGCGGACGAGGCGGAATTCTTCGAATGGCGCAAGGAACACTGGGTCACCATCGGCCATGATGTCTGGATCGGCCATGGCGCGACGGTGCTTGCAGGCGTGACCGTGGGCACAGGTGCCGTGGTGGGGGCAGGGGCCGTCGTCACCCGCGACGTGCCGCCCTACACCATTGTCGCGGGCAGCCCGGCGCGGCCCATCCGCCGCCGCTTCACCGAAGGCCAGGAACAGGCGCTGATGGACATCGCCTGGTGGGATTGGGACCACGCCCGCTTCGGCGCGGCCATCCCCGATTTCCGCGCCCTGTCCATCGACGCCTTCATCGAGAAATACCGCCCCTGAAGCATGTCGCGCAAAAGTGGGAACCGGTTTTGCGCTCCCCGGACATGCGAAATCAGACAGCATGTCGCGCAAAAGTGGGAACCGGTTTTGCGCTCCCCGGACATGCGACACCAAAAGGTTGGAGTGCGGCGCGTGACTGCGAATGAACGCGACGCGCTCTAACCCCCTAACCCGGCGCGCGGGTCCGGCGCGCCAGCGCCTCCAGCGCGGCCAGCGCGCGCGGATCGGGCCGCGCCCGCGTCTGCGCCGATGCCGCAGGCAGGCCCGGTCCGCCCGGATGCAGGTGCAACCCTGCCTGCTGGACCCGCATCAGCTTGTCCACGCCTTCGGCGCGCGGCAGCCCCTCGGGGCCCAGGCTCAGGATGCCGCCCCGCCACGACAGCGTCACCGGCCCCTCCAGCATCCGCGCCACATCAGCGGCAAAGGGCAGGATCAGCACCGGCACCAGCACCCCCTCCATCCCTACGCCATCGGGCGGCATCAGCCGCGCCATGTCGCTCAGGCTCGCCCCCGCCCGGATCGGGCACAGCGCGCCGCCCTCGGCCCGCCAGACCCGGTCGAGCGCCCGGACCGGTGCCAGCCTCGGATCGCGCCGCGCCCTGATCTCGGCCAAAAGCCCCGCCAGCGCCGCCGCCCCGTCAAGCCCCGCCGCGCACAGGATGCGCACCGCGCGCCCGGCCTCCTCCGCCAGCCCCCAGGGCAGGCCCGCGCCCCGCGCCGCCCGCCGCCCCAACGCCTCGATCTCGCCAAAGGACAGGCTGTCGGTCATGGCGCGGCCAGCCGCGCGACAGGGCAGGGCGCCCCGCCAAAGACCCGTGCCGCGACCCGGTCGGCCTCATGCCCCTGCCGGACCTCCGCCCCCAGAAAGGCCAGCATCGCCCGGATCAGCAGAGCGGGCCGCATATCGGCATCGATCAGGTTCTCGCGGATCTCGGCATAGGGCGCAAAAGCCGCGATCTGCGCCCGCCTTATCGCTGCGCGATGGTCGGGATGATCGAGCAACACCTGCGCCACCGGCGTCTCGTCGGGATAAAGCCCCAGGTCCCGCCACGCCCGCACCGCGTCATGCACCACCGCCAGCGGCAGCTCGAACGGTGCGCCCGGCCCGCCGTCTCGCGCGCCCAGCCTCGGGTCCTGTTCCTCGCCCGTCATCGACCAGGCCAGCGCCGTCATCGACACCTGCGACCAGTCGCGCTCCAGCGCCCAGCCATGCACCCCCGCGATCAGCCCGCGCACGCGTCCCACCGCCATGGCCCCGTCGATCCGGTAATCCCGGTCCAGCCGGTCCGACATGCAATGGCCCAACCCGTCCACCAGCACCCCATGCGGCTCCAGCATGGCCGAGGCCAGAACCTCCTGCGCCGCGATCGGCAGCGCCCCGTCGGCCCAGCGCGCCAGATCCGCCCAGGGCGCGCGCGCCGCAGGGCCTGCCGCCATCCGCCCGATCAGCGCCGCGCGCCCCTCGAAATCGGGGGCGGCGATCCGCGCGGCCACCTGCCGCCATTCCGCCTCTCCCGCCGTCTCGAGGGCGCGCACACGTCCCAGCGCCTCCTCGCGCGCCATCATCCAGGTGTTGAACAGGCAGGGATGGTTCACCGCGAAAGCGGCCATGCCCAACCCGGCCCAAAGCCCGACACCCAGCGCGCGCGCCCCCGCCTCCTCCAGCGCGACGGCCCCCGCGCCGCCGCGGTCCCGCGCCATCGCCTCGCACAGGTCGCGCGCCAGGATCCGCGCCAGCCACAGCATCAGCAATTCGGCCTGGTAGGGCGCATGCAGCTCGGGCCGATCCTCGATCAGGTCCCGGTCGGTCGTCCCCGCCTTGCCCGAGGCCAGGACCGCCCCGGTCCAGACCAGCGCCCCCCCCTCCGGGATCGGCGCAGGCTGCGCGCCTTGCGACAGCGCCGCGACGACCCGGGTCCATGATCCTTCGTCGCGCTGCAACCGCGCCACGCACAATTCCCGCTCGCTGGCCCGGAACGGCCCATCCCCGCCAAGCTCATCGAACAGCCGCGCAAGCGCCAGGCTGTCTGGCACCCCGTCATGGAGCGCCACGCCGATCCCGTCCCCGCCGCTGACCGCCACCAGGGCATAGGACCGGCCCCCGATCCCGATCCCGTAGACCGCCCGCCCATGCCCCGCCGCATCACAGGTGAAAACCCGCCGCTCGAGGGCCCGGCCGGACAGCGACAGGCGGCGCAGCAGTTGTGGCACGAAACTCAGCCGGCTTGGCCGCATTTCGCCCAATCGGGCCAATTGCATGACGTGCGCCGGAGGGCGCAGGGCCCGGGCCGGGCTCGGGCTCGCACCGGTCATGTTCCGACGGTCCCGGACGATGCCGTGCGCGACGCCACGCCCCGCGCCATCGGCTTGCCGTCCGTTGCGCGCAGGCGCGAAAGCCCGCGTGCAGGCCTGTGCGGGCCGCTTTCCTCAGCCGTGCCGCCGCCGTCCATCGCGCGCCCGCCTTCCCATGTCCCGCTTGGCCCAGCATGGGCCGTGCGGCGGCAGAGGTCAAACCAAACCGCGCCCGCTCAGCCCAGCCGCTGGTCCACCCCGCCCAGATCCTCCGCCGCTTCCGATCCGTCCCGGGGCAGGGGATTGACCGGGGCCATGCCCAGCATCGACAGCACGGCCCGGACATCGGCGGCATTGCCCGCGGCCACCATCACCTCCGCAAGCAGCGCGCGCAGCGGCATGGCGCCCGGCTGCGCCTCGATCGCGGTCACAAGGATCGCGGTCGCCGCCGCAAGATCGCCCTCGCACAGCGCGATCCGCGCCCGGACATGCGCGTCCTGCAGGGGCGAAATCTCGGCCCCCACATGCGCCAGTATCCCGCGCGCCAGCTGGAGGCGTTCCGCCTCAAGCGCCAGGTCGACGACCAGATCGACCGCATCGGACCGGCTGGCCATGGGCTGCGCGCGGCGCGCCCGTTCCAGCGCCGCCTCGATATCGCCGCGCCCCAACAGGGCCCGGATCAACAGATGCTCGCCCGTGCCGGGGATAGGCACGCCATCCCCGCCCGTGCCTGCTGCAAGCCCCTCGGGCTCACCGAATGCTGAATGACGCGCCATGCCCAACCCCTTGTTGCGTGTCGATCACGGGATACGGCGCGCAGCATGGTTCCGGCCCGCCCATCGCTGGCCGCGCCTCGTCCGCGCATCGACATCCCCCTTTCGCCACCCTTGCGACGATGGGTTAACACAGGGTTAACGCGGGCCTCGCCAAAGCCGCGCCTCCGCTTTTGGCACCGCCGTCTTGCGCAGTATTTCCATCCCTTTGCCGCGCAGCCGCGTTGCGCCTCGGGGCAAGTTGTTGCAACACTTGACCCGGGCCCATTTCGGCCCCGCCGCCCGCCGCCGCTTTGACCAAAGGAAGATTGCCTTGCCCGTGCCATTGCCGACCCGCTGTTCCCGCCGCCCTCTCGTCAGCCTGTGCCTCCTTGCGGGGCTTGCGGCGCTCGGGCCGGGGGGCGTTGCAGCACAGGGGATCGGCCTTCCCGATGCCGCCACCCTCGCCGCCCAGCGGGCTGAAAGCGGGCGCGACATTCCGGGCTCCGTCTTTGCGCTCAACCCCTTGCGCAACCATCAGGAGGCGACCGGACCGGATGGCACCACCTATCGCCTGACCTCGGTCAATCCGAACGTCAATTCGTGGTTCGTGGTCGAGATCACGTCCCCCGACGCCCGCCCGCGCAGTTACCATCTCGAAAATGCCGATCCCGAAACCATGCAGATCTCGCTTGGGCTGGACGGCGACGCACCCGCGCTCCTTCTGGATCAGGATGGCTTCTCCATCCCCTGCGCGCCTTGGGAAAACGGCGCGCTCGCGGCGGCTGCCGAAACCGATCTGCCCTTCGCGCCGCTGTGTGACTGGGCGCTTTTCCTGCGCAACCCCGTGCGCGGCAACCGCACCACGCGCGAAGCCGTCTCCCAGTTCCTGCGCGACAACGTGGTCTTCGGCGACCAGATCGTGAACCTGATCAAGGGGGCCTTTTTCGAAGACGCCTTCATGGTCTCCTCCGAAGGGATCGAGACCGAGGCCGAGATCAGCGGCGTCGACCTGCTGGGAACCGCCCGCCTGTCGCAAACCCCCGCGATGCGCCCCGCCATGGGCTTCGACCTCGACGGGACCGATGGCGGCGCGATGATCGCGGGCAGCTGGTACGAGGTGTCGGACGCGCCCGGCATCTATGCCTCGGTGATGCAGCCCGGCATGATCGAGCGCTCGGTTTTCGAGGTTCCGGGCGCAAACGGGCTCGACGGGGTCGAAAACCGCGCCGATGTCTATCTCGTGGCCTTCGACATGTCGCGCTTCGACCTCGGCTACGAGCTTGGCACCGACCATCCCGCGCTTGGCTGGTCGCCGCGCCCCTCGGGGGCGGGCCGCCACTACCAGGGCCCGGGTCCCGACGGCTTCGACCGCCCCGATCCGCTGGTCTTCAACGGCATGCTCTCCCCCGCGCTCTACGAAACCGTCGCGGCCACCTTCACCGGCGGGTTCAAGCGGGAACACGGGGCCTGGCGCTTTGGCGATTACGCCACCTTCAACTGGGGCAATCACTACGGCTTTCTCAGCCATGGCGTGACCTTTTCCCGCCTCTGGCCGACGCTTGCCACGCTCTACGTGCGCGATGACGGCACGATCGACATGCGCAGCTGGACCGAGGCCGACGCGGCCACCCTTGGCGACCGCCTCGTCTTCGCCCGCCAGAACGGCGTGCCCCTGATCGAGAACGGCGTGCCCGGCGACCGCGTGACCTCCTGGGGCGGCGGCAATTGGTCGGGCTCGGCCGAGGCGAATTTGCGCACGCTCCGCGGGGGTGCCTGCCTGCGCACCGTCGATGGGCGGCAATTCCTGATCTACGCCTATTTCTCCGCCGCCACCCCCTCGGGCATGGCGCGCACCTTCCAGGCCTATCACTGCGACTATGCGATGCTTCTGGACATGAACAGCCAGGAGCTGACCTACATGGCGCTCTACACCCGCGAAAGCGGCGATCTGGAAACCCGCCATCTCGTGCGCGGCATGGCCGAAGCCGATCCGGGCGGCGTGCCCCGCTTCATCGCCGCCCCCGACAATCGCGATTTCTTCTACCTTGTGCGGAGGGACTGACGAAAATGATCCGACCGATCCTCAAGACCGCGCTTGCGGCCCTCATCCTGGCCCTTCCGGCCGGGGCCCAGACACTGGCCGAACGCAACGAGGCGATGTTTGCCCAGATGCAACAGGTCCGCGGCGTCTCGGGCGCGGAAATCAGCCGCATCCGCCAGATCTTCGCCAATTCGCCCAATGGCTGGATGGGGCAGGGCAATCCCGCCGTCACCCGGCACCCCCTCACCCCTGAAGAGGCCGCCGCCCGCCTCGGCGGCTCGGTCGCGCAGGTCCAGCAAGGCTACCGAAACCGGGACTATGAACGGATCTGCGGCGAGCCCTTCATGGTGCCCCTCTACGATCCCGCAACCCAAAGCCCGCGCGACGCGACCGTCTGCGCCGACATGTTCGAATATCCCAACATTCCCATGGCCTACCCGGTCGTCTGGGTCCGCGCCAATGAGGCCGCCCAGCTCTGCGCCGCCGAAGGCAAGCGCATGGGCGACGCCCATGAATGGGAAGGCGCCGCCGCAGGCCAGCTCCTGCCGCCCGATTACCCCTTCGACCGCATTCGCGGCATGGGGGCGTCCGCCGCCGTCAACACGATGCGCTCGCTCCACAATTCCCGCTACGCCAACACGTCGGGCACCTATTCCATCGGCAGCTGGCGCTCGGGCGTCTGCGCCACCGGCAGTTTCAAGAATGCGTCGTGCAACGGCGGCAGCTTCACGGGCTGCGGCTCCAACACCTATCCGGCGGGGTCCTTCCCCGAATGCCGCTCGCCCTTGGGCGTTTTCGACATCGACGGCAATGCCGCCGAACACATGAACCTGCCGCTCTCCGAGGACCAGATGGCCAGCCGCGGCTCGACCACGCTCGGCGTGACCGAGA contains:
- a CDS encoding tetratricopeptide repeat protein, which translates into the protein MARHSAFGEPEGLAAGTGGDGVPIPGTGEHLLIRALLGRGDIEAALERARRAQPMASRSDAVDLVVDLALEAERLQLARGILAHVGAEISPLQDAHVRARIALCEGDLAAATAILVTAIEAQPGAMPLRALLAEVMVAAGNAADVRAVLSMLGMAPVNPLPRDGSEAAEDLGGVDQRLG
- a CDS encoding SUMF1/EgtB/PvdO family nonheme iron enzyme, translating into MIRPILKTALAALILALPAGAQTLAERNEAMFAQMQQVRGVSGAEISRIRQIFANSPNGWMGQGNPAVTRHPLTPEEAAARLGGSVAQVQQGYRNRDYERICGEPFMVPLYDPATQSPRDATVCADMFEYPNIPMAYPVVWVRANEAAQLCAAEGKRMGDAHEWEGAAAGQLLPPDYPFDRIRGMGASAAVNTMRSLHNSRYANTSGTYSIGSWRSGVCATGSFKNASCNGGSFTGCGSNTYPAGSFPECRSPLGVFDIDGNAAEHMNLPLSEDQMASRGSTTLGVTEMKGSWFIWDTIRAHEHWARWRAPFWHGTAVMSEASHRNYHLGFRCFRDVG